The sequence GAGAAATGTATGAATACATTTTTAAAAGGTACTGTTTTACTGATTATCGCTGCTTTTATTGGAGAAATTGTTGAATTTATAACGAATATGGTATTGGCCCGTGAGTTAGGGGAAAAGGGACTTGGCATGTATATGTCCATTTTGCCGACAGTTTTTTTAATTGTACTTCTTGCAAGTTTTGAAATGCCGGTATCAATTTCAAAGTTTATTGCTGAAAAAGACAAACGAATTCATCGAAGCATGTTGAGTCATGTTCTAAAATGGACAATCATTCTCACTTGCGTCCTATTAGTATTAATTTCTATCATCCTGCCCTTTATTCCTGTTTTTGACCATTACCATCCAAGCTTTAGATGGCTTGTATTGATTCTGATCCCAATCATCTCATTTACCTCGATTGCAAGAGGATATTTTATGGGAAGGTCGCAAATGGGTAAAATTGCTACTGCTAACTTTTTACGAAAAATTGTTCAATTATTATTATTAGTCTATTTATATCGTTTGTTCGAATTTGAATTAGATGCAGCGGTTCTAGTGGCATTTTGTACTCTTATAGGTAGTGACATAGTTGTTTTTATTTATCTATTCTATGTGTTCATGATTCAGTATCAATATATGAAAAATCAGCCCTCGAAACGACTGCACGGAAAAGTAGTCATGAAGAATTTAATGCAAGTATCACTTCCAACGACCGCCTTACGAGTCTTTAATGCATTTACATCTGCATTGGAACCCTTTCTGATTACAGGTGCTTTAATGTATGCTGGCATTGGCAAGGAACTGGCTACCGAACAATTTGGGATGGTATCAGGAATAGCGATGGTAATTGGAACTTTCCCTGCCTTTATTGCACATTCGTTCATGATGATGCTCATTCCAACAATATCTAAAGCGGCAGCCGATCGAGACACAGATCAACTGCAGAAATTATTAAAACAAGTGATGATGATTACATTAGGATATGGGATTCCTGCAGTTGCAATCTGTTATTTCTTTGCAGAGCCCTTAACGACTATATTTTTCCATTCGCCAGATGCAGCCCGCTTTGTTCAATTATTATGGCCTTGTTTTTTATTCCGTTTTTTCATTTTTCCATTACAAGCCTATTTAATCGGACTTGGATTAATGAAGGAGGCTTTTATTCATGGGGTTTGGTCCACCGTAGTTGCGTTTGCAATTATTTATTTTCTCGGCTCGAAAAGTAGTTTCGGAATGGATGGAGTTATTATCGGGATCAATACAGAG is a genomic window of Niallia sp. XMNu-256 containing:
- a CDS encoding oligosaccharide flippase family protein translates to MNTFLKGTVLLIIAAFIGEIVEFITNMVLARELGEKGLGMYMSILPTVFLIVLLASFEMPVSISKFIAEKDKRIHRSMLSHVLKWTIILTCVLLVLISIILPFIPVFDHYHPSFRWLVLILIPIISFTSIARGYFMGRSQMGKIATANFLRKIVQLLLLVYLYRLFEFELDAAVLVAFCTLIGSDIVVFIYLFYVFMIQYQYMKNQPSKRLHGKVVMKNLMQVSLPTTALRVFNAFTSALEPFLITGALMYAGIGKELATEQFGMVSGIAMVIGTFPAFIAHSFMMMLIPTISKAAADRDTDQLQKLLKQVMMITLGYGIPAVAICYFFAEPLTTIFFHSPDAARFVQLLWPCFLFRFFIFPLQAYLIGLGLMKEAFIHGVWSTVVAFAIIYFLGSKSSFGMDGVIIGINTEAILIMLMHYVTVCKKIGVNFLMNPLKPVKA